In one Babylonia areolata isolate BAREFJ2019XMU chromosome 14, ASM4173473v1, whole genome shotgun sequence genomic region, the following are encoded:
- the LOC143289392 gene encoding uncharacterized protein LOC143289392: protein MDETVLHIQARKFVNGIPLFVTRIAQDQSFETFHLGVKCTVTTLSKNRITALKTWSALEESIRFLNCLEMDHKKVIIQQQMQAMGSQQVGKPMYTPAVIIRAFTYFATSRCLYETLRHDLQLPSVQTLTRITSKVARLDETTFSSAVFANLQDRQKMCVLLQDEVYVKKSMLYHGGRVFGRSVDNPQCLAKTVLGMMVSCMFGGPKFLSKILPVSKLNSQFLHDQVQLCLEAINCAGGNVKAVICDGNRNNQALFKMLAGDPHRPWETAGGVFLLYDYVHLLKNLRNNWLTEATGELTFEDNGVQRTAKWRHLVNLYKLECDSLVKMSDLDEVAVSPKPIERQKVSTCLKVFSEKTHQALLNHPRLEQTDEVKDTAAFILKVLTWWKIVNVKSEFMDDRWRDPLQAAISNPNDERLNTVLQFGEMALEMSGKQGKRQKQLTRDTARAVHHTCNGLVSLCRQLLLSPAHDYILFGQFSTDPLEKEFSKLRQGSGGTYFINVQQIIEKTNINRSRLLLSLEAEAALEVEEPGHSCPDCVFNLEQDEKACQAVDDIETLEDLVSDENKSVLVYIAGYVTRKDTDYEEGQTSFYFDKYGQYTKSLDRGGLKVPSDRACQWTIFSFIIFNVVKNSVCRHSFMRIALALSDMYEFHMKERHARIVANILIKNYCRDATPRSTKEPALKRLKLSETS from the exons ATGGACGAGACTGTGCTTCATATTCAAGCCAGGAAATTTGTGAATGGGATTCCTCTATTTGTAACAAG AATTGCACAAGACCAGAGCTTTGAGACTTTCCACTTGGGTGTGAAGTGTACTGTTACAACCCTGTCTAAGAACAGAATCACCGCACTGAAGACTTGGTCAGCACTAGAGGAAAGTATCAGATTTTTGAACTGTCTAGAAATGGACCACAAGAAAGTGATCATCCAACAGCAGATGCAGGCCATGGGATCACAGCAAGTAGGGAAGCCAATGTACACACCTGCTGTCATCATCCGAGCATTCACCTATTTTGCCACATCACGGTGTTTGTACGAGACCCTGCGCCATGATCTGCAACTCCCATCTGTGCAGACATTGACTCGGATAACTTCCAAAGTGGCAAGATTAGATGAGACAACATTCTCCAGTGCAGTATTCGCCAatctacaagacagacagaaaatgtgtgTTCTTTTGCAGGATGAGGTGTATGTAAAGAAGTCCATGCTATACCATGGTGGGCGAGTGTTTGGCCGCAGTGTGGACAACCCTCAGTGTCTTGCAAAGACTGTGCTGGGCATGATGGTTTCGTGTATGTTTGGCGGCCCAAAGTTCTTGTCAAAGATCTTGCCAGTATCAAAATTGAACTCGCAGTTTCTGCACGACCAGGTTCAGCTGTGTCTGGAGGCCATCAACTGTGCTGGTGGAAATGTAAAGGCAGTCATCTGTGACGGGAATAGGAACAATCAAGCCCTGTTCAAGATGCTTGCTGGTGACCCCCACAGGCCTTGGGAAACTGCAGGAGGTGTCTTTTTGCTGTATGATTACGTCCATCTGCTGAAGAATCTCCGTAATAACTGGCTCACTGAGGCTACAGGAGAGCTGACTTTTGAAGACAATGGTGTGCAGAGGACAGCAAAGTGGAGACACCTTGTCAACCTTTACAAGCTCGAGTGTGACTCGTTGGTGAAGATGTCAGACTTGGACGAAGTGGCTGTCTCACCAAAACCCATCGAGAGGCAGaaggtgtctacctgtctgaaggTTTTCAGCGAAAAGACCCACCAAGCCCTGCTGAACCACCCTAGACTGGAACAGACTGATGAGGTGAAGGACACTGCGGCCTTCATACTTAAGGTGCTGACGTGGTGGAAAATTGTCAACGTTAAGTCCGAGTTCATGGATGATCGGTGGAGAGATCCACTGCAGGCTGCCATCAGCAACCCTAACGATGAGAGACTTAATACTGTGCTTCAATTTGGAGAGATGGCCCTAGAGATGTCTGGCAAGCAGGGGAAGCGACAGAAACAGCTGACACGGGACACCGCGAGAGCAGTGCATCACACTTGCAATGGACTAGTCAGCCTGTGTAGacaactccttctctctcctgccCACGACTACATTCTATTTGGACAGTTCTCCACTGATCCCTTGGAGAAAGAATTTAGCAAGCTGCGCCAGGGGTCAGGGGGGACATACTTTATCAACGTCCAGCAAATCATAGAGAAGACCAACATCAACAGGTCCAGGCTCCTTCTCTCCCTTGAAGCGGAGGCAGCCCTTGAGGTGGAGGAGCCAGGGCACTCTTGCCCTGACTGTGTGTTCAATCTTGAACAAGATGAGAAGGCATGCCAGGCGGTAGATGACATTGAGACGTTAGAGGACTTGGTCTCTGACGAGAACAAGTCAGTGCTTGTATACATCGCTGGCTATGTCACAAGAAAAGACACTGACTATGAAGAGGGACAAACATCTTTTTACTTTGATAAATATGGCCAGTACACAAAATCACTTGACAGAGGAGGTCTAAAGGTGCCGTCTGACAGGGCCTGTCAATGGACAATTTTTAGTTTCATCATCTTCAATGTGGTCAAGAACTCTGTGTGCCGTCATTCATTCATGAGGATAGCCCTGGCCCTGTCTGACATGTACGAGTTTCACATGAAGGAGAGACATGCTAGGATAGTAGCCAACATCCTCATCAAAAACTACTGCAGAGATGCCACACCCCGTTCGACGAAGGAACCTGCCCTCAAGAGACTGAAACTCTCCGAGACATCATAG
- the LOC143289754 gene encoding uncharacterized protein LOC143289754 isoform X2, translated as MVLLPISKQKRLAVVWGLDGECHARRDQSEAKEGWKGSDRLERTTTDRGVSEQTGVCQRSVRIEWGVSEQTGVCQKCWSRLGCVRADWSVSEVLEQTGVCQSRLECVRADWSVSEVLEQTGVCQSRLECVRSVGADWSVSEVLEQTGVCQSRLECVRSVGADWSVSEVLEQTGVCQKCWSRLGCVRADWSVSEECQNRMGCVRADWSVSEVLEQTGVCQSRLECVRSVGADWGVSEQTGVCQKCWSRLGCVRADWGVSEQTGVCQKRVGADWGVPEECWSRLGCARRVLEQTGVCQSRLGCVRRELEQTGVCQKRVGADWGVSEQTRVCQRCVITDWGVSERRHVMMMADKTCGPVHSEPISSIVLFPVVLNQDTEDLVCVCVCVCVYLCLGSSSSPTGGLIVVRNRQTDLQKSNGGSFIFTQRPNFG; from the exons ATGGTGCTTTTGCCGATTTCAAAGCAGAAGCGTCTTGCGGTGGTTTGGGGTCTTGACGGCGAGTGTCATGCGAGGAGGGACCAGAGTGAGGCGAAAGAGGGCTGGAAAGGGTCAGACAGATTGGAAAGAACCACGACAGACCGGGGTGTGTCAGAACAGACTGGAGTGTGTCAGAGGAGTGTCAGAATAGAATGGGGTGTGTCAGAGCAGACTGGAGTGTGTCAGAAGTGTTGGAGCAGACTGGGGTGTGTCAGAGCAGACTGGAGTGTGTCAGAAGTGTTGGAGCAGACTGGGGTGTGTCAGAGCAGACTGGAGTGTGTCAGAGCAGACTGGAGTGTGTCAGAAGTGTTGGAGCAGACTGGGGTGTGTCAGAGCAGACTGGAGTGTGTCAGAAGTGTTGGAGCAGACTGGAGTGTGTCAGAAGTGTTGGAGCAGACTGGGGTGTGTCAGAGCAGACTGGAGTGTGTCAGAAGTGTTGGAGCAGACTGGAGTGTGTCAGAAGTGTTGGAGCAGACTGGGGTGTGTCAGAAGTGTTGGAGCAGACTGGGGTGTGTCAGAGCAGACTGGAGTGTGTCAGAGGAGTGTCAGAATAGAATGGGGTGTGTCAGAGCAGACTGGAGTGTGTCAGAAGTGTTGGAGCAGACTGGGGTGTGTCAGAGCAGACTGGAGTGTGTCAGAAGTGTCGGAGCAGACTGGGGTGTGTCAGAGCAGACTGGAGTGTGTCAGAAGTGTTGGAGCAGACTGGGGTGTGTCAGAGCAGACTGGGGTGTGTCAGAGCAGACTGGGGTGTGCCAGAAGAGAGTTGGAGCAGACTGGGGTGTGCCAGAAGAGTGTTGGAGCAGACTGGGGTGTGCCAGAAGAGTGTTGGAGCAGACTGGGGTGTGTCAGAGCAGACTGGGGTGTGTCAGAAGAGAGTTGGAGCAGACTGGGGTGTGCCAGAAGAGAGTTGGAGCAGACTGGGGTGTGTCAGAA CAGACAAGGGTGTGTCAGAGGTGTGTCATAACAGACTGGGGTGTGTCAGAGCGTCGACATGTAATGATGATGGCTGACAAGACGTGTGGACCTGTTCATTCTGAACCAATTTCCTCCATTGTACTGTTTCCAGTTGTGCTAAACCAGGACACAGaagatctggtgtgtgtgtgtgtgtgtgtgtgtgtgtacttgtgtctaGGCAGCAGTTCCTCACCAACTGGAGGACTGATTGTTGTgaggaacaggcagacagacttacagaaatCCAATGGAGGATCGTTCATCTTCACCCAGAGGCCCAACTTTGGTTGA
- the LOC143289754 gene encoding uncharacterized protein LOC143289754 isoform X1, with translation MVLLPISKQKRLAVVWGLDGECHARRDQSEAKEGWKGSDRLERTTTDRGVSEQTGVCQRSVRIEWGVSEQTGVCQKCWSRLGCVRADWSVSEVLEQTGVCQSRLECVRADWSVSEVLEQTGVCQSRLECVRSVGADWSVSEVLEQTGVCQSRLECVRSVGADWSVSEVLEQTGVCQKCWSRLGCVRADWSVSEECQNRMGCVRADWSVSEVLEQTGVCQSRLECVRSVGADWGVSEQTGVCQKCWSRLGCVRADWGVSEQTGVCQKRVGADWGVPEECWSRLGCARRVLEQTGVCQSRLGCVRRELEQTGVCQKRVGADWGVSEVLEQTGVCQSRLECARRELEQTGVCQKRVGADWGVPEESWSRLGCARRELEQTGVCQKSVGADWGVSEQSQNRLGCVITDWGVSERRHVMMMADKTCGPVHSEPISSIVLFPVVLNQDTEDLVCVCVCVCVYLCLGSSSSPTGGLIVVRNRQTDLQKSNGGSFIFTQRPNFG, from the exons ATGGTGCTTTTGCCGATTTCAAAGCAGAAGCGTCTTGCGGTGGTTTGGGGTCTTGACGGCGAGTGTCATGCGAGGAGGGACCAGAGTGAGGCGAAAGAGGGCTGGAAAGGGTCAGACAGATTGGAAAGAACCACGACAGACCGGGGTGTGTCAGAACAGACTGGAGTGTGTCAGAGGAGTGTCAGAATAGAATGGGGTGTGTCAGAGCAGACTGGAGTGTGTCAGAAGTGTTGGAGCAGACTGGGGTGTGTCAGAGCAGACTGGAGTGTGTCAGAAGTGTTGGAGCAGACTGGGGTGTGTCAGAGCAGACTGGAGTGTGTCAGAGCAGACTGGAGTGTGTCAGAAGTGTTGGAGCAGACTGGGGTGTGTCAGAGCAGACTGGAGTGTGTCAGAAGTGTTGGAGCAGACTGGAGTGTGTCAGAAGTGTTGGAGCAGACTGGGGTGTGTCAGAGCAGACTGGAGTGTGTCAGAAGTGTTGGAGCAGACTGGAGTGTGTCAGAAGTGTTGGAGCAGACTGGGGTGTGTCAGAAGTGTTGGAGCAGACTGGGGTGTGTCAGAGCAGACTGGAGTGTGTCAGAGGAGTGTCAGAATAGAATGGGGTGTGTCAGAGCAGACTGGAGTGTGTCAGAAGTGTTGGAGCAGACTGGGGTGTGTCAGAGCAGACTGGAGTGTGTCAGAAGTGTCGGAGCAGACTGGGGTGTGTCAGAGCAGACTGGAGTGTGTCAGAAGTGTTGGAGCAGACTGGGGTGTGTCAGAGCAGACTGGGGTGTGTCAGAGCAGACTGGGGTGTGCCAGAAGAGAGTTGGAGCAGACTGGGGTGTGCCAGAAGAGTGTTGGAGCAGACTGGGGTGTGCCAGAAGAGTGTTGGAGCAGACTGGGGTGTGTCAGAGCAGACTGGGGTGTGTCAGAAGAGAGTTGGAGCAGACTGGGGTGTGCCAGAAGAGAGTTGGAGCAGACTGGGGTGTGTCAGAAGTGTTGGAGCAGACTGGGGTGTGTCAGAGCAGACTGGAGTGTGCCAGAAGAGAGTTGGAGCAGACTGGGGTGTGCCAGAAGAGAGTTGGAGCAGACTGGGGTGTGCCAGAAGAGAGTTGGAGCAGACTGGGGTGTGCCAGAAGAGAGTTGGAGCAGACTGGGGTGTGCCAGAAGAGTGTTGGAGCAGACTGGGGTGTGTCAGAGCAGAGTCAGAACAGACTGGG GTGTGTCATAACAGACTGGGGTGTGTCAGAGCGTCGACATGTAATGATGATGGCTGACAAGACGTGTGGACCTGTTCATTCTGAACCAATTTCCTCCATTGTACTGTTTCCAGTTGTGCTAAACCAGGACACAGaagatctggtgtgtgtgtgtgtgtgtgtgtgtgtgtacttgtgtctaGGCAGCAGTTCCTCACCAACTGGAGGACTGATTGTTGTgaggaacaggcagacagacttacagaaatCCAATGGAGGATCGTTCATCTTCACCCAGAGGCCCAACTTTGGTTGA
- the LOC143289754 gene encoding uncharacterized protein LOC143289754 isoform X3, producing the protein MVLLPISKQKRLAVVWGLDGECHARRDQSEAKEGWKGSDRLERTTTDRGVSEQTGVCQRSVRIEWGVSEQTGVCQKCWSRLGCVRADWSVSEVLEQTGVCQSRLECVRADWSVSEVLEQTGVCQSRLECVRSVGADWSVSEVLEQTGVCQSRLECVRSVGADWSVSEVLEQTGVCQKCWSRLGCVRADWSVSEECQNRMGCVRADWSVSEVLEQTGVCQSRLECVRSVGADWGVSEQTGVCQKCWSRLGCVRADWGVSEQTGVCQKRVGADWGVPEECWSRLGCARRVLEQTGVCQSRLGCVRRELEQTGVCQKRVGADWGVSEVLEQTGVCQSRLECARRELEQTGVCQKRVGADWGVPEESWSRLGCARRELEQTGVCQKSVGADWGVSEQSQNRLGCVRADKGVSEVCHNRLGCVRASTCNDDG; encoded by the exons ATGGTGCTTTTGCCGATTTCAAAGCAGAAGCGTCTTGCGGTGGTTTGGGGTCTTGACGGCGAGTGTCATGCGAGGAGGGACCAGAGTGAGGCGAAAGAGGGCTGGAAAGGGTCAGACAGATTGGAAAGAACCACGACAGACCGGGGTGTGTCAGAACAGACTGGAGTGTGTCAGAGGAGTGTCAGAATAGAATGGGGTGTGTCAGAGCAGACTGGAGTGTGTCAGAAGTGTTGGAGCAGACTGGGGTGTGTCAGAGCAGACTGGAGTGTGTCAGAAGTGTTGGAGCAGACTGGGGTGTGTCAGAGCAGACTGGAGTGTGTCAGAGCAGACTGGAGTGTGTCAGAAGTGTTGGAGCAGACTGGGGTGTGTCAGAGCAGACTGGAGTGTGTCAGAAGTGTTGGAGCAGACTGGAGTGTGTCAGAAGTGTTGGAGCAGACTGGGGTGTGTCAGAGCAGACTGGAGTGTGTCAGAAGTGTTGGAGCAGACTGGAGTGTGTCAGAAGTGTTGGAGCAGACTGGGGTGTGTCAGAAGTGTTGGAGCAGACTGGGGTGTGTCAGAGCAGACTGGAGTGTGTCAGAGGAGTGTCAGAATAGAATGGGGTGTGTCAGAGCAGACTGGAGTGTGTCAGAAGTGTTGGAGCAGACTGGGGTGTGTCAGAGCAGACTGGAGTGTGTCAGAAGTGTCGGAGCAGACTGGGGTGTGTCAGAGCAGACTGGAGTGTGTCAGAAGTGTTGGAGCAGACTGGGGTGTGTCAGAGCAGACTGGGGTGTGTCAGAGCAGACTGGGGTGTGCCAGAAGAGAGTTGGAGCAGACTGGGGTGTGCCAGAAGAGTGTTGGAGCAGACTGGGGTGTGCCAGAAGAGTGTTGGAGCAGACTGGGGTGTGTCAGAGCAGACTGGGGTGTGTCAGAAGAGAGTTGGAGCAGACTGGGGTGTGCCAGAAGAGAGTTGGAGCAGACTGGGGTGTGTCAGAAGTGTTGGAGCAGACTGGGGTGTGTCAGAGCAGACTGGAGTGTGCCAGAAGAGAGTTGGAGCAGACTGGGGTGTGCCAGAAGAGAGTTGGAGCAGACTGGGGTGTGCCAGAAGAGAGTTGGAGCAGACTGGGGTGTGCCAGAAGAGAGTTGGAGCAGACTGGGGTGTGCCAGAAGAGTGTTGGAGCAGACTGGGGTGTGTCAGAGCAGAGTCAGAACAGACTGGGGTGTGTCAGAGCAGACAAGGGTGTGTCAGAG GTGTGTCATAACAGACTGGGGTGTGTCAGAGCGTCGACATGTAATGATGATGGCTGA